In Arthrobacter citreus, a single genomic region encodes these proteins:
- a CDS encoding glucose 1-dehydrogenase, which translates to MRLKEKIAIITGGGSGIGRATAIRFAKEGAKIVIADLNEKTGEEALGLIKELGTEAIFVKTNVADSKSIQNLISKIVNRFGGIDILFNNAGIGNSEVRSVDLDESEWNSVIDTNLKSVFLGIKYGIPELIKSGNGVIINTASLLGLKGKKFVSAYNASKGGVILLTQNAALEYGKYNIRVNAIAPGIIDTNIIEQWKNDERKWPIMSRANALGRIGSPDEVASVALFLASEEASFVTGTTLSVDGGGLIF; encoded by the coding sequence ATGAGATTAAAAGAAAAAATCGCAATTATTACAGGCGGTGGTAGTGGTATTGGGCGAGCGACAGCGATTCGCTTTGCGAAAGAAGGCGCAAAAATTGTCATTGCTGATCTAAACGAAAAAACAGGTGAAGAGGCACTAGGTTTAATAAAAGAACTAGGGACAGAAGCGATATTCGTTAAAACAAATGTTGCCGACAGTAAAAGTATTCAAAATTTAATAAGCAAAATTGTTAATCGTTTTGGCGGAATCGATATTTTATTTAATAATGCCGGTATTGGTAACTCAGAAGTTAGAAGCGTTGATTTAGATGAATCTGAATGGAATTCTGTTATCGATACAAATTTAAAAAGTGTATTTTTAGGAATTAAATATGGAATACCAGAGCTAATCAAATCGGGCAATGGAGTAATTATTAATACAGCTAGTTTACTAGGTTTAAAAGGTAAGAAGTTTGTTAGTGCCTATAATGCGTCAAAGGGTGGAGTAATCTTATTAACGCAAAATGCGGCGCTTGAGTACGGTAAATATAATATTCGAGTAAACGCTATTGCTCCTGGCATAATTGATACAAATATTATTGAGCAATGGAAAAATGATGAACGAAAGTGGCCGATTATGTCTCGTGCAAATGCTCTAGGTAGAATAGGCAGTCCTGATGAAGTCGCATCAGTAGCTTTATTTTTAGCATCTGAAGAAGCATCATTTGTCACTGGAACAACTTTATCAGTAGATGGTGGAGGATTAATATTTTAA
- a CDS encoding long-chain fatty acid--CoA ligase translates to MSTNKVWLSHYPEYIAKELLIQAKSIPEMFNEAVESFPSHYCLSFFGEKKTYKEVRTTVTSLASALQLNRVQKGDRVAIMLPNCPQYVISFYGILTVGGIVTQVNPMSVERELKDLLNDSGAETIIVLNSLYPTVKSIMDETKLRNIIVVSLTESQENYESGISFEKFLQSGSQDVKEVNINCEEDIAILQYTGGTTGRSKGVMLTHRNLYANILQQKEFFKGAFDQGRERVLSIIPFFHVYGMTVCINLSVFMGNEMIILPRFEVQEVLNTIKSEQPTLFPGVPTMYVALINHPESEKYGIDTMKICNSGSAPMPVELMKQFENKTGAMILEGYGLSEASPTTHCNPAFAVRKPGTVGIPYPSTDSKIVDLANGVDEVPVGEIGELIIKGPQVMKGYWNLPEETANTIKDGWLYTGDIASVDEDGYVTILDRKKDMIIASGFNIYPREIEEVIYEHPLVKEAVVIGVPDNYRGETVKAVIVLKDGMNVSSVEMIEYCKSNLAAYKVPRMIEFRNELPKTNVGKILRRAIRETENSIHQR, encoded by the coding sequence ATGTCAACAAATAAAGTTTGGTTATCTCACTATCCAGAATATATTGCAAAAGAACTATTAATCCAAGCAAAATCAATTCCAGAAATGTTTAACGAAGCTGTAGAAAGTTTCCCAAGTCATTATTGTTTATCATTTTTTGGTGAAAAAAAGACATATAAAGAAGTTCGCACCACGGTAACATCCTTAGCTTCTGCTCTACAGCTAAATAGAGTTCAAAAAGGTGATCGTGTAGCAATTATGCTTCCAAACTGTCCACAATATGTTATTTCATTTTATGGAATTCTTACAGTAGGAGGTATTGTAACGCAAGTAAATCCAATGTCTGTTGAAAGAGAGCTAAAAGATTTACTAAATGACTCTGGAGCAGAAACGATTATTGTTTTAAATAGTTTGTATCCTACAGTTAAATCAATAATGGATGAAACGAAGTTACGAAACATTATTGTAGTGAGTTTAACAGAATCACAAGAAAACTACGAATCTGGTATATCATTTGAAAAATTTTTACAAAGTGGTAGTCAAGATGTGAAGGAAGTAAATATTAACTGTGAAGAGGATATTGCAATACTACAATATACAGGTGGAACAACTGGGCGATCTAAAGGGGTAATGTTAACGCACAGAAATTTGTATGCAAATATTTTGCAGCAAAAAGAATTTTTTAAAGGTGCATTTGATCAAGGACGTGAGCGCGTCTTATCAATCATCCCATTTTTTCATGTTTATGGTATGACTGTATGTATAAATTTAAGCGTTTTCATGGGGAATGAAATGATTATTCTTCCTCGCTTTGAAGTACAAGAGGTATTAAACACAATAAAAAGTGAACAACCTACATTATTTCCTGGAGTTCCAACAATGTATGTTGCATTAATAAACCATCCAGAATCAGAAAAGTACGGGATCGATACAATGAAAATTTGTAATAGTGGTAGTGCACCAATGCCAGTAGAGTTGATGAAACAGTTTGAAAATAAAACAGGTGCGATGATTTTAGAAGGGTATGGTCTATCTGAAGCATCCCCAACAACACATTGTAATCCAGCATTTGCAGTAAGAAAGCCAGGAACAGTTGGGATTCCATACCCATCGACTGATTCAAAAATCGTTGACCTAGCAAACGGTGTAGATGAAGTACCGGTTGGTGAAATTGGCGAATTAATTATCAAAGGCCCTCAAGTGATGAAAGGATATTGGAATTTACCAGAGGAAACAGCTAATACAATCAAAGATGGTTGGTTATATACAGGCGATATTGCAAGTGTCGATGAAGATGGATATGTCACGATTTTAGATCGAAAAAAAGATATGATCATAGCAAGTGGCTTTAATATATATCCTCGTGAAATAGAAGAAGTAATATATGAGCATCCACTCGTGAAAGAGGCAGTTGTAATAGGAGTACCAGACAATTATAGAGGGGAAACTGTTAAAGCTGTGATTGTATTAAAAGATGGTATGAATGTTAGCTCGGTAGAAATGATCGAATACTGCAAAAGTAATTTAGCGGCTTATAAAGTTCCTCGAATGATTGAATTTAGAAATGAACTACCTAAAACAAATGTTGGAAAAATATTAAGAAGAGCGATTAGAGAAACCGAAAATTCGATTCACCAGCGGTAA
- a CDS encoding NADPH:quinone oxidoreductase family protein, giving the protein MQSIQFKQFGGPEVLEKVELERPVPKGKEVLIEVHAAGVNYADTARRENQYVVKTTLPYVPGAEVAGIVVEIGEEVTSVNIGDRVVSMLECGGYSDFAITDERSIIHLPKNMDFKIAAALPVQGLSAYHILKTMGMLEPGETVLVHAAAGGLGTLAVQLAKLFGAGKVIATASTTEKLNLAKEMGADVLINYTEEGWHKKVIEATNGKGVDVALEMAGGDVFYKTLDCLAYFGRLVIYGVASGQQSKFYPSSLMAKNQSVIGFFLPPLLRRKALIQQSLEELFTYLAEGKLKITIGEVFPLSEAANVHTILQSRKTVGKVILEPKN; this is encoded by the coding sequence ATGCAATCAATTCAATTCAAACAATTTGGTGGACCAGAAGTACTAGAAAAGGTTGAATTAGAAAGACCTGTTCCAAAAGGGAAAGAAGTATTAATTGAAGTACATGCTGCGGGTGTTAACTATGCAGATACTGCACGACGAGAAAATCAATATGTTGTTAAGACCACTTTACCTTATGTTCCTGGTGCTGAAGTTGCTGGAATAGTCGTTGAAATTGGAGAAGAAGTTACATCTGTTAACATTGGAGACCGCGTAGTTTCAATGCTGGAATGTGGTGGTTACTCAGATTTTGCCATTACTGACGAGCGATCTATTATTCATTTACCAAAAAATATGGATTTTAAAATAGCTGCAGCGTTACCTGTTCAAGGTTTAAGCGCTTACCATATTTTAAAAACAATGGGCATGTTAGAGCCCGGTGAAACTGTGTTAGTACATGCTGCTGCAGGTGGGCTAGGTACTTTAGCTGTTCAACTAGCAAAGCTTTTTGGAGCCGGAAAAGTGATTGCTACAGCAAGTACTACAGAAAAATTAAATTTAGCTAAAGAGATGGGTGCAGATGTACTTATTAATTATACAGAGGAAGGCTGGCATAAAAAAGTTATTGAAGCGACGAATGGTAAAGGGGTAGATGTTGCCCTTGAAATGGCTGGAGGAGATGTTTTTTATAAAACATTAGATTGTTTAGCATATTTCGGTAGATTAGTCATTTATGGTGTAGCAAGTGGTCAACAAAGTAAATTTTACCCCTCTTCTTTAATGGCTAAAAATCAATCTGTCATTGGATTTTTCTTACCACCACTTTTAAGAAGAAAGGCTTTAATTCAACAAAGCCTTGAAGAATTGTTCACATATCTAGCTGAAGGGAAGTTGAAAATCACGATTGGAGAAGTTTTCCCATTAAGTGAAGCAGCGAATGTTCATACGATCTTACAATCAAGAAAGACAGTAGGTAAAGTGATTTTAGAGCCGAAAAACTAA
- a CDS encoding enoyl-CoA hydratase encodes MSNQHLLVEVKDRILTLTLNRPESLNSFSHEMLNGIVEALIQARNNSEIKVIVLSGAGRSFSAGGDVKTMGQVSPNDVYEHIGVLNTVIKSIRELEKPVIASVHGFAAGAGFNLALACDLIIAADDSKFALSFSQVGLISDGGGSYFLPRLIGPYLAKQFFFTAEPVSAERMYQLGVVNSLVSVENLAEETMKFANKIAVGPGKATGMMKKLIDQSFTSTLDEMLELERITQPLMVATEDHQEGVAAFKEKRKAIFTGK; translated from the coding sequence ATGAGTAATCAACACTTATTAGTAGAAGTTAAGGACCGAATTTTAACATTAACGTTAAATAGACCTGAAAGTCTTAATTCATTTAGTCATGAAATGTTAAATGGCATCGTTGAAGCACTTATTCAAGCTAGAAATAATTCGGAAATAAAAGTAATTGTATTATCTGGTGCAGGTCGTTCGTTTTCAGCAGGTGGAGACGTTAAGACGATGGGACAAGTTTCTCCAAATGATGTATACGAACATATTGGGGTATTAAATACAGTGATCAAATCGATTCGAGAACTAGAAAAGCCTGTCATTGCTTCTGTTCATGGATTTGCTGCTGGGGCTGGTTTCAACTTAGCTTTAGCTTGTGACTTAATAATAGCGGCTGATGATAGTAAGTTTGCTTTAAGTTTTTCTCAAGTTGGTCTAATTTCAGACGGTGGAGGCTCGTATTTTTTACCTAGGCTAATCGGTCCTTATTTAGCAAAACAGTTTTTCTTTACTGCAGAGCCTGTATCAGCTGAACGAATGTATCAATTAGGGGTCGTGAATTCACTTGTATCTGTTGAAAATTTAGCAGAAGAAACAATGAAGTTTGCAAATAAAATAGCAGTTGGACCTGGCAAAGCAACTGGTATGATGAAAAAACTAATTGATCAATCCTTTACGTCAACATTAGACGAAATGCTTGAACTAGAAAGGATTACTCAGCCTTTAATGGTCGCAACTGAAGACCATCAAGAAGGCGTTGCAGCTTTTAAAGAGAAAAGAAAAGCTATTTTTACTGGAAAATAA
- a CDS encoding phosphotransferase family protein codes for MTGKIELETKRVRKGEELNHIVLHKFLKENIVDLPDGELMIRQFFAGHSNLTYLLQIGEWEVVLRRPPLGPVAPKAHDMKREFRILSEIHPHFSAAPKPILYSQNEEIVGSPFFIMERKNGEVFDSSFPPHLNVTVEDRKNISNVMVNKLVELHSIDYSKTALLEISKPENFMERQVNGWIGRYNRAKTSEIAEVDRLMSWLINNVPKKHDSSIIHYDFKLNNSMFSSDLKEMIGLFDWEMTTIGDPLADLGVALSYWIQNEDHDLLKYGLGKPPVTIQEGFFTRHQFIEAYAKRSGRDLSNINYYMAFAYFKLAVIVQQIFYRFKAGQTSDERFSKFDQFAENLIKIGHNFAVK; via the coding sequence ATGACTGGAAAAATTGAATTAGAAACGAAACGAGTTCGCAAAGGTGAAGAGTTAAACCATATCGTACTACATAAATTTTTAAAAGAAAATATTGTAGACCTCCCTGATGGAGAATTAATGATTCGCCAGTTCTTTGCAGGTCATTCAAATTTAACCTATTTACTACAAATTGGGGAGTGGGAAGTTGTGTTAAGAAGACCACCACTTGGCCCTGTTGCTCCTAAAGCACATGATATGAAAAGAGAATTTCGTATTTTATCAGAAATACATCCTCATTTTTCAGCTGCACCAAAACCGATTTTGTATTCACAAAACGAAGAAATCGTAGGTAGTCCATTTTTCATTATGGAAAGAAAAAATGGTGAAGTATTTGACTCATCATTCCCTCCACATTTAAACGTAACGGTTGAAGATCGAAAAAATATATCGAATGTCATGGTAAATAAGTTAGTTGAATTACATTCTATTGACTATTCAAAAACAGCACTCCTAGAAATAAGTAAACCTGAGAATTTTATGGAAAGACAAGTTAATGGCTGGATTGGGCGATATAACAGGGCTAAGACTAGTGAAATTGCAGAAGTTGATCGCTTAATGAGTTGGTTAATTAATAATGTACCAAAAAAACATGACTCATCCATTATTCATTATGATTTTAAATTAAATAATTCAATGTTTAGCAGTGATTTAAAAGAGATGATTGGACTATTTGATTGGGAAATGACAACGATTGGTGATCCTTTAGCTGATTTAGGAGTAGCTTTAAGCTATTGGATTCAAAATGAAGATCACGATTTATTAAAATACGGATTAGGTAAGCCTCCAGTTACGATTCAAGAAGGATTTTTTACAAGACATCAATTTATCGAAGCATATGCAAAAAGAAGTGGTAGAGATTTATCAAATATCAATTATTATATGGCTTTTGCTTATTTTAAATTGGCTGTAATTGTTCAACAAATATTTTATCGATTCAAGGCTGGACAAACAAGTGACGAACGTTTTTCAAAATTTGATCAATTTGCAGAAAATTTGATTAAGATTGGCCATAATTTTGCAGTTAAATAG
- a CDS encoding TetR/AcrR family transcriptional regulator → MKQKIKEYSIQLFDQKGFKSTSIQDIVESIGVTKGTFYYYYTSKEQLLMDIHLHFIDEVLNEQEEVINDSEKSFSDKLFEVIYLSLLDIKKQGASAKVFYREMRHLNPESLTEIKAKRDLYRFNIEKLLYEGIKNGDLRSDFDVPIVSFAILGVMNWSYEWYNPEGTKKALEIAKTFQEMILKGINLK, encoded by the coding sequence ATGAAACAAAAAATAAAGGAATATTCAATCCAGCTATTTGACCAAAAAGGATTTAAAAGTACATCTATTCAAGATATCGTCGAATCGATTGGCGTTACGAAAGGAACATTTTACTATTACTATACGAGTAAAGAGCAGCTTCTAATGGATATTCATCTTCATTTTATTGATGAAGTGTTAAATGAGCAGGAAGAAGTTATTAATGATTCTGAAAAAAGCTTTTCTGATAAGCTATTTGAAGTAATCTACTTAAGTTTATTAGATATTAAAAAGCAAGGTGCCAGTGCAAAAGTGTTTTATAGGGAAATGAGACATTTAAACCCTGAAAGTTTAACTGAAATTAAAGCCAAAAGGGATTTATATCGATTTAATATTGAAAAGCTTCTATATGAAGGAATTAAAAATGGAGACTTAAGATCCGATTTCGACGTACCGATTGTTTCATTTGCTATATTAGGTGTGATGAACTGGAGTTATGAATGGTATAACCCAGAAGGTACAAAAAAGGCATTAGAAATAGCGAAGACATTTCAAGAAATGATTTTAAAAGGGATTAATTTAAAGTAA
- a CDS encoding acyl-CoA thioesterase, with protein MKFTVTPRFCETDALGHINNTSYFIYLEEARIKFFESLGYSMNIEDWKFILASTKCDFINQGHFNQNMIVSSYISKIGNKSFHLEHEICCEETNKKIATGNAIIVFFNFKEQKSEEIPELFREQLERHLVVK; from the coding sequence ATGAAATTCACAGTTACTCCAAGATTTTGTGAAACCGATGCATTAGGTCATATAAACAATACTAGTTACTTCATTTATTTAGAGGAAGCTCGAATAAAATTCTTCGAGTCACTTGGTTATTCTATGAATATAGAAGACTGGAAGTTTATTTTGGCATCAACTAAATGTGATTTTATTAATCAAGGTCACTTTAATCAAAATATGATTGTATCAAGTTATATTTCAAAGATTGGAAACAAAAGCTTTCATCTTGAACATGAAATATGCTGTGAAGAGACAAACAAAAAGATTGCTACTGGTAATGCAATAATTGTATTTTTTAATTTTAAAGAGCAAAAAAGTGAAGAAATTCCTGAATTATTTAGAGAACAGTTAGAGAGACATTTAGTAGTTAAATAA